The following proteins are co-located in the Pseudomonas synxantha genome:
- the rmuC gene encoding DNA recombination protein RmuC, with the protein MLEERLATAQLAQEGLAAQLDASRDEISDLSHANAAKQADLAALRREVELLQIDRDNARDAAHAWNLDRSAKETELRRLDALAAALSAELREQQDSHQQRLTDLQGSRDELRAQFAELAGKIFDEREQRFAETSQERLGQLLDPLKERIQSFEKRVEESYQNEARERFSLAKELERLQQLNLRLSDEATNLTRALKGQKTQGNWGELILERVLEHAGLEKGREYQTQVSLKGPDGERFQPDVLIMLPGDKQVVVDSKVSLTAYQQYVAADDDVIGQAALKQHVLSLRNHVKGLAGKDYKRLEGLHSLDFVLLFVPIEAAFSAALQAEPNLFQEAFDRHIVIVSPTTLLATLRVIDSLWKQERQSQNAREIAERAGWLYDKFVLFIQDLDEVGNRLQQLDKAYSAARNKLTDGRGNLVSRTEQLRLLGARASKSLPADLLERAMTDSDGVAHLPE; encoded by the coding sequence CTGCTGGAAGAGCGCCTGGCGACCGCGCAACTGGCCCAGGAGGGGCTCGCTGCCCAGTTGGACGCCAGTCGCGATGAGATCAGTGACCTGAGCCATGCCAATGCCGCCAAGCAGGCCGACCTGGCTGCCTTGCGCCGCGAAGTCGAGCTGTTGCAGATCGACCGTGATAACGCCCGCGATGCCGCCCACGCCTGGAACCTCGACCGCAGTGCCAAGGAAACCGAGCTGCGGCGTCTCGACGCGCTAGCCGCGGCCCTGAGCGCGGAACTGCGCGAGCAACAAGACAGCCATCAACAACGCCTCACTGACCTGCAAGGCTCACGGGATGAGCTGCGTGCGCAGTTCGCCGAGCTGGCCGGCAAAATCTTCGATGAGCGTGAGCAGCGCTTTGCCGAAACCAGCCAGGAACGCCTGGGCCAACTGCTCGATCCGCTCAAGGAGCGCATCCAGTCGTTCGAGAAGCGAGTCGAAGAAAGCTACCAGAACGAAGCCCGCGAGCGTTTTTCCCTGGCCAAGGAGCTGGAGCGCTTGCAGCAACTGAACTTGCGCCTGTCGGATGAAGCCACCAACCTGACCCGGGCCCTCAAGGGCCAGAAAACCCAGGGCAACTGGGGTGAGCTGATCCTTGAGCGGGTGCTGGAGCACGCGGGCCTGGAGAAAGGCCGTGAATACCAGACCCAGGTCAGCCTCAAAGGCCCGGATGGCGAGCGTTTCCAGCCGGACGTACTGATCATGTTGCCGGGCGACAAGCAGGTGGTGGTCGACTCCAAGGTCAGCTTGACCGCCTATCAACAATACGTCGCGGCGGATGACGATGTAATCGGCCAGGCGGCCTTGAAGCAACATGTACTGTCCCTGCGCAATCACGTCAAAGGTTTGGCCGGCAAGGATTACAAGCGCCTCGAAGGTTTGCACAGCCTGGACTTTGTCCTGCTGTTCGTGCCGATCGAAGCGGCTTTTTCCGCGGCATTGCAGGCCGAGCCCAACCTGTTCCAGGAGGCCTTTGACCGCCATATCGTGATTGTCAGCCCGACCACCTTGCTCGCCACCCTGCGGGTGATCGACAGCCTGTGGAAACAGGAGCGCCAGAGCCAGAATGCCCGTGAAATTGCCGAGCGTGCCGGGTGGCTGTACGACAAGTTCGTGCTGTTTATCCAGGATCTGGACGAGGTGGGCAATCGGTTGCAACAGTTGGACAAGGCTTACAGCGCGGCGCGAAACAAACTGACAGATGGACGCGGGAATCTGGTCAGTCGTACCGAGCAACTAAGGCTGCTCGGTGCCCGTGCCAGTAAGAGCCTGCCGGCGGATCTGCTGGAACGGGCGATGACAGATTCGGATGGCGTAGCGCATCTCCCCGAATAA
- a CDS encoding PAS domain-containing hybrid sensor histidine kinase/response regulator has protein sequence MTLSSGLIAAVALAYMAIMFAIAFYGDRRHAPLPPRVRAWVYSLSLAVYCTSWTFFGAVGQAAEQLWAFLPIYLGPVLLLVLAPWVLQKMILISKQENITSIADFIAARYGKSQSLAVVVALICLVGVLPYIALQLKGIVLGVNLLIGAGPDTTGTRAQDTALIVSLVLALFTIVFGTRNLDATEHHRGMVLAIAFESLVKLFAFLAVGAFVTYGLYDGFGDLFSQAMLAPRLEEYWKETINWPSMVVQTGVAMMAIICLPRQFHVTVVENIDPQDLRLAKWVFPAYLILAALFVVPIALGGKMLLPGSVLPDSYVISLPMAQAHPALAVLAFIGGASAATGMVIVASIALSTMVSNDMLLPWLLRRSSAERPFEVFRHWMLSVRRVSIVIILLLAYVSYRLLGSTASLATIGQIAFAAVTQLAPAMLGALYWKQANRRGVFAGLAVGTFLWFYTLVLPVTAKSLGWSLSLFPGLTWMHSHPFGLSVTSLTLGTVFSLAGNFTLFVWVSMLSRTRVSEHWQAGRFIGQEISQRANARSMLSVQISDLLSLAARFVGEERAQQSFIRFAYRQGKGFNPNQNADNDWIAHTERLLAGVLGASSTRAVVKAAIEGREMQLEDVVRIADEASEVLQFNRALLQGAIENITQGISVVDQSLKLVAWNRRYLELFNYPDGLISVGRPIADIIRYNAERGLCGPGEAEVHVARRLHWMRQGRAHTSERLFPNGRVIELIGNPMPGGGFVMSFTDITAFREAEQALTEANEGLEQRVTERTHELSQLNVALTDAKGVAESASQSKTRFLAAVSHDLMQPLNAARLFSAALSHQHDGLSSEARQLVQHLDSSLRSAEDLISDLLDISRLENGKINPQRQPFVLNELFDTLGAEFKALAHEQGLRFRWRGSRLRVDSDIKLLRRILQNFLTNAFRYADGPVLLGVRRRQGELCLEVWDRGPGIPLDKQKVIFEEFKRLDSHQTRAEKGLGLGLAIADGLCRVLGHRLSVRSWPGKGSVFSVCVPLARNQASPQPKAPAENGLPLSGARVLCVDNEESILIGMRSLLTRWGCEVWTAANQAQCAALLADGMRPQLALVDYHLDHGETGTELMGWLRAQLAEPIPGVVISADGRPEMVAEVHGAGLDYLAKPVKPAALRALLSRHLPL, from the coding sequence ATGACGCTGTCCAGCGGGCTGATTGCCGCCGTTGCCCTGGCCTATATGGCCATTATGTTTGCCATTGCCTTTTACGGTGACCGCCGCCATGCGCCGCTGCCACCGCGTGTGCGTGCGTGGGTCTACAGTTTGTCGCTGGCCGTGTACTGCACCAGCTGGACTTTCTTTGGCGCTGTAGGCCAGGCCGCCGAACAGTTGTGGGCATTTTTACCGATCTATCTGGGACCGGTGCTGCTGCTGGTGTTGGCACCCTGGGTGCTGCAGAAGATGATCCTGATCAGCAAGCAGGAAAACATCACCTCGATTGCCGACTTTATCGCCGCCCGCTACGGCAAATCCCAGTCCCTGGCGGTGGTGGTGGCGTTGATCTGCCTGGTCGGCGTGCTGCCCTATATCGCGTTGCAACTCAAAGGCATCGTACTCGGGGTGAACCTATTGATCGGCGCCGGCCCCGACACCACCGGCACCCGGGCCCAGGACACGGCTTTGATCGTGTCCCTGGTGTTGGCGCTGTTTACCATTGTGTTTGGTACGCGCAACCTCGACGCCACCGAACACCATCGCGGCATGGTGCTGGCGATTGCGTTTGAGTCCCTGGTCAAGCTGTTTGCTTTTCTTGCCGTCGGTGCGTTTGTCACCTACGGCTTGTACGACGGTTTCGGCGACCTGTTCAGCCAGGCGATGCTCGCGCCACGCCTGGAGGAATACTGGAAAGAGACCATCAATTGGCCCTCTATGGTGGTACAGACCGGCGTCGCCATGATGGCGATTATCTGTCTGCCACGGCAATTCCATGTGACCGTGGTTGAAAACATCGACCCCCAGGATCTGCGCCTGGCCAAATGGGTGTTCCCGGCCTACTTGATCCTGGCTGCACTGTTCGTGGTGCCTATCGCCCTCGGTGGCAAGATGCTGCTGCCTGGCTCGGTGCTGCCAGACTCCTATGTGATCAGCCTGCCAATGGCCCAGGCCCATCCAGCTCTCGCTGTGCTGGCGTTCATTGGCGGTGCCTCGGCCGCCACCGGCATGGTGATCGTGGCCAGCATCGCCTTGTCGACCATGGTTTCCAACGACATGCTGCTGCCCTGGCTGTTACGGCGCTCCAGCGCCGAGCGGCCATTTGAAGTATTCCGCCACTGGATGCTCTCGGTACGCCGGGTGAGCATTGTGATTATCCTGTTGCTGGCGTATGTGAGCTACCGCCTGCTGGGTTCTACCGCCAGCCTGGCTACCATCGGCCAGATCGCCTTTGCCGCCGTGACCCAACTGGCCCCGGCAATGCTCGGCGCACTCTACTGGAAGCAGGCCAACCGCCGGGGCGTCTTTGCCGGCTTGGCCGTGGGTACATTCCTGTGGTTCTACACCTTGGTCCTGCCAGTTACCGCGAAAAGCCTGGGTTGGTCGCTCAGCCTTTTCCCCGGCCTGACCTGGATGCATTCCCACCCGTTCGGGCTGTCGGTGACATCGCTGACCTTAGGCACCGTATTTTCCCTGGCGGGTAACTTCACCTTGTTCGTGTGGGTGTCAATGCTGTCACGCACACGGGTGTCCGAGCACTGGCAGGCCGGGCGTTTTATCGGCCAGGAAATCAGCCAGCGCGCCAATGCCCGGTCCATGTTGTCGGTGCAGATCAGCGACCTGCTCAGCCTGGCGGCACGCTTTGTCGGCGAAGAACGTGCCCAGCAGAGCTTTATTCGCTTTGCCTATCGCCAGGGCAAAGGCTTCAACCCCAACCAGAATGCCGATAACGATTGGATTGCCCACACCGAACGCTTGCTGGCGGGTGTACTGGGTGCCTCTTCGACGCGAGCCGTGGTGAAAGCGGCGATTGAAGGGCGGGAAATGCAGCTGGAGGACGTCGTACGAATCGCCGACGAGGCCTCCGAGGTGCTGCAGTTCAACCGTGCCCTGCTGCAAGGCGCCATCGAGAACATCACCCAGGGCATCAGCGTGGTGGACCAGTCCCTCAAACTGGTGGCCTGGAACCGGCGCTACCTGGAGCTGTTCAACTACCCGGACGGCCTGATCAGCGTCGGCCGGCCGATTGCCGACATTATTCGCTACAACGCCGAGCGCGGCTTGTGCGGGCCTGGCGAGGCAGAGGTGCACGTGGCGCGCCGCCTGCATTGGATGCGCCAGGGCCGTGCGCACACATCCGAGCGCCTGTTTCCCAATGGTCGGGTAATCGAGCTGATCGGCAACCCGATGCCCGGCGGCGGCTTTGTCATGAGTTTCACCGACATCACCGCGTTTCGCGAAGCCGAACAAGCGCTGACCGAGGCCAACGAGGGCCTGGAGCAGCGGGTCACCGAACGCACCCATGAACTGTCGCAGCTCAACGTGGCCCTCACCGACGCCAAGGGCGTGGCCGAGTCCGCCAGCCAATCGAAGACGCGATTCCTGGCGGCGGTGAGCCACGATCTGATGCAACCGCTGAACGCCGCACGGCTGTTCTCCGCCGCCCTCTCCCATCAGCACGACGGCCTGTCCAGCGAGGCACGGCAGCTGGTGCAGCACCTGGACAGCTCGTTGCGCTCGGCCGAAGACCTGATCAGCGACCTGTTGGATATCTCCCGCCTGGAAAACGGCAAGATCAATCCACAACGCCAGCCCTTTGTACTCAATGAGCTGTTCGACACCCTGGGCGCTGAGTTCAAGGCGCTGGCCCATGAGCAAGGCTTGCGCTTCCGTTGGCGCGGCAGTCGCTTGCGGGTAGACAGCGACATCAAGTTGCTACGGCGGATCCTGCAGAACTTCCTGACCAATGCCTTCCGTTATGCCGACGGCCCAGTGTTACTTGGCGTACGTCGACGCCAAGGCGAACTGTGCCTGGAAGTCTGGGATCGCGGCCCGGGTATTCCGTTGGATAAACAAAAGGTGATCTTTGAAGAGTTCAAGCGCCTGGACAGCCACCAGACCCGCGCCGAAAAGGGCCTTGGCCTGGGCCTGGCGATTGCCGACGGCTTGTGCCGCGTGCTGGGCCACCGCCTGAGCGTGCGCTCCTGGCCAGGCAAAGGCAGCGTCTTCAGCGTGTGCGTGCCGCTGGCGCGCAACCAGGCCAGCCCGCAACCCAAGGCGCCGGCGGAAAACGGGCTGCCTTTGAGCGGCGCCCGGGTGCTGTGTGTGGATAACGAGGAGAGTATCCTGATCGGCATGCGCAGCCTGCTCACGCGCTGGGGCTGCGAAGTCTGGACCGCAGCCAATCAGGCCCAATGTGCGGCACTGCTGGCCGACGGCATGCGCCCGCAACTGGCACTGGTGGATTACCACCTGGACCATGGCGAAACCGGCACCGAGCTGATGGGCTGGCTACGGGCGCAATTGGCCGAGCCGATTCCCGGTGTGGTGATCAGCGCCGACGGGCGCCCGGAGATGGTCGCCGAGGTGCATGGTGCGGGGTTGGATTACCTGGCCAAGCCGGTGAAGCCGGCGGCGTTGCGGGCTCTGTTGAGTAGGCATCTGCCTCTGTAA
- the cobC gene encoding alpha-ribazole phosphatase family protein, protein MTLHLDLLRHGETELGGGLRGSLDDALTARGWAQMRAAVVEQGPWDRLISSPLQRCALFAQELGAQLDLPVSLEPDVQELHFGAWEGQSAAALMETDAEGLGLFWADPYAFTPPQGEPVIGFSERVLGAVSRLHRAYAGQRVLLISHGGVMRLLLARARGLPREQLLNVEVGHGALFSLRVGADSVLKEGT, encoded by the coding sequence ATGACCTTGCACCTGGACCTGCTGCGCCACGGCGAAACCGAGCTGGGCGGCGGCCTGCGTGGCAGCCTGGACGATGCATTGACCGCCAGGGGCTGGGCACAGATGCGCGCCGCAGTGGTTGAGCAGGGGCCGTGGGATCGGCTGATCAGCTCGCCGCTGCAACGCTGTGCCTTGTTTGCCCAAGAGTTGGGGGCACAGCTCGACCTGCCAGTGAGTCTTGAGCCTGATGTGCAAGAACTCCACTTTGGCGCCTGGGAAGGCCAAAGCGCAGCCGCACTGATGGAAACCGACGCCGAAGGGCTGGGGTTGTTCTGGGCTGATCCCTACGCGTTCACGCCGCCGCAAGGCGAGCCGGTCATTGGGTTTTCCGAGCGGGTGCTCGGCGCTGTCTCACGACTGCATCGGGCTTATGCTGGCCAGCGCGTGCTATTGATCAGCCACGGCGGCGTGATGCGCCTGCTATTGGCCCGCGCACGCGGTTTGCCCCGTGAGCAATTGCTGAATGTCGAAGTCGGCCACGGCGCGTTGTTCAGCCTGCGGGTTGGCGCCGACAGCGTCTTGAAGGAAGGAACCTGA
- a CDS encoding MFS transporter codes for MWRTSGWILVGSALILALSLGVRHGFGLFLSPMSSEFGWGRETFAFAIALQNLIWGLAQPFTGALADRFGATKAVFFGGVLYAAGLVLMGMSDSAWSLSLSAGLLIGIGLSGTSFSVILGVVGRAVAPEKRSMAMGIASAAGSFGQFAMVPGTLGLIGWLGWSAALLALGLMVALILPLVAMLKDRPLPVTVGQQTLGEALKEACSHSGFWLLSFGFFVCGFQVVFIGVHLPAYLVDQHLPATVGTTVLALIGLFNVFGTYTAGWLGGRMSKPRLLTGLYLLRAVVIVLFLWAPVTEATAYLFGMAMGFLWLSTVPLTNGTVATLFGVRNLSMLGGIVFLFHQLGSFLGGWLGGVVYDRTGSYDLIWQVAILLSLLAAALNWPVRERPVARVQAQMEAA; via the coding sequence ATGTGGCGCACCAGTGGTTGGATCCTTGTGGGGAGTGCGCTGATCCTCGCGTTGTCCCTGGGCGTACGGCATGGCTTCGGCCTGTTCCTGTCGCCCATGAGCAGCGAATTTGGCTGGGGGCGTGAAACCTTTGCCTTCGCCATTGCCTTGCAGAACCTGATCTGGGGCCTGGCCCAACCGTTTACCGGGGCCTTGGCCGACCGATTCGGCGCGACCAAGGCAGTGTTTTTCGGCGGCGTGTTGTATGCCGCGGGCCTGGTGCTGATGGGCATGTCCGACTCTGCGTGGTCGCTGTCCCTGAGCGCAGGCTTGCTGATTGGTATCGGCCTGTCCGGTACTTCGTTCTCGGTGATTCTTGGTGTGGTCGGCCGCGCCGTAGCCCCGGAAAAACGCAGCATGGCCATGGGCATCGCCAGCGCCGCCGGTTCCTTCGGCCAATTCGCCATGGTCCCCGGCACCCTCGGCTTGATTGGTTGGTTGGGCTGGTCTGCGGCACTGCTGGCGTTGGGCTTGATGGTGGCGTTGATCCTGCCGCTGGTCGCGATGCTCAAGGATCGCCCGCTGCCGGTCACGGTCGGCCAGCAAACCCTGGGCGAAGCTCTCAAGGAAGCCTGCTCTCACTCAGGGTTCTGGCTGTTGTCCTTCGGTTTTTTTGTCTGTGGTTTCCAAGTGGTATTTATCGGTGTGCATTTGCCGGCGTACCTGGTTGACCAGCACCTGCCGGCCACGGTGGGCACCACGGTGCTGGCCTTGATCGGCCTGTTCAACGTGTTCGGCACTTACACGGCCGGGTGGCTGGGCGGGCGCATGTCCAAGCCGCGCTTGCTCACCGGACTGTACCTGTTGCGGGCCGTGGTGATCGTATTGTTCCTGTGGGCGCCGGTCACCGAAGCCACTGCGTATCTGTTTGGCATGGCGATGGGGTTCCTGTGGTTGTCCACCGTCCCCCTGACCAACGGCACCGTCGCGACCTTGTTTGGTGTACGCAACCTCTCAATGCTCGGTGGGATCGTGTTCCTGTTCCACCAACTCGGCTCATTCCTCGGTGGTTGGCTGGGCGGGGTGGTCTATGATCGTACCGGAAGCTACGATTTGATCTGGCAGGTGGCGATTCTGCTCAGCCTGCTCGCTGCGGCCCTGAACTGGCCGGTGCGTGAGCGACCGGTGGCGCGTGTGCAGGCGCAGATGGAGGCGGCATGA
- a CDS encoding OmpP1/FadL family transporter, with protein sequence MKKVMLKTTLSLAVAMASSQLFASGFALNEQSVSGMGTGFAGRSSSADDASTVFGNPAGMARLEGQQITGGVAAIDASTDISDVSGRSRGSNKGDMVPFTAVPFGFYTNKLNDQWSVGFGVYAPFGLVTDYESGFQGRGFGSKSEVKVITFQPTVSYAFNDRVSVGFGPTINRIAGTLESDLTLNARAPDTNIKIKGDDTALGFNIGVLVQATDTTRVGLTYHSKVSYKLDGHTEVSGPAATAGALRSNRYDASLKIDTPESYDLSVTQDLTDAWKLYAGATWTRWSRLKDITVKNEGVVGGASGGILAPTLVGTIKEDQNWHDTWAYAVGTSYQLTKQVVLRTGLTFDQSPTNNTDRSPRIPTGDRTIFSLGLGYEVMPNMTVDLAYSYLKEEDVKVSRSNALASYNAKYENSANGFGLGMTYRF encoded by the coding sequence ATGAAAAAAGTAATGCTCAAGACCACACTTAGCCTCGCCGTTGCCATGGCATCCTCCCAACTGTTCGCCAGCGGCTTTGCCCTGAACGAACAGAGCGTCAGCGGGATGGGTACCGGTTTCGCAGGTCGCTCGTCCTCTGCCGATGATGCAAGCACTGTGTTCGGTAACCCTGCCGGTATGGCACGCCTGGAAGGTCAACAGATCACCGGCGGTGTTGCAGCCATTGATGCCTCCACTGATATCAGCGACGTCAGCGGCCGCTCCCGCGGCAGCAACAAAGGCGACATGGTGCCTTTCACAGCCGTCCCTTTCGGTTTCTACACCAATAAACTCAATGATCAATGGTCCGTCGGTTTCGGCGTCTATGCACCGTTCGGGTTGGTGACTGATTACGAAAGCGGTTTCCAAGGCCGCGGCTTTGGCAGCAAAAGCGAAGTAAAAGTCATCACCTTCCAGCCGACGGTCAGCTACGCCTTCAACGACCGCGTTTCCGTCGGTTTTGGCCCGACCATCAACCGCATCGCCGGCACCCTGGAATCGGACCTGACGCTGAACGCTCGTGCGCCAGACACCAACATCAAGATCAAGGGCGACGACACAGCGTTGGGCTTCAATATCGGCGTGCTGGTACAAGCCACTGATACCACCCGCGTCGGCCTGACCTATCACTCCAAGGTCAGCTACAAGCTGGACGGCCACACCGAAGTCAGTGGCCCGGCTGCGACCGCTGGCGCCCTGCGCAGCAACCGCTACGATGCCTCGCTGAAGATCGATACGCCTGAGTCCTACGACCTGTCGGTCACTCAAGACCTGACCGACGCCTGGAAACTCTATGCGGGTGCAACCTGGACACGCTGGAGCCGCTTGAAAGACATCACCGTCAAGAACGAGGGGGTCGTCGGCGGTGCTTCCGGCGGCATACTCGCCCCTACCCTGGTCGGCACCATCAAGGAAGACCAGAACTGGCACGATACCTGGGCTTATGCCGTGGGTACGTCGTACCAGCTCACCAAACAAGTGGTGCTGCGTACCGGCCTGACCTTCGACCAATCGCCGACCAACAATACGGATCGTTCGCCACGTATCCCGACCGGCGACCGTACGATCTTCAGCCTGGGCCTGGGCTACGAGGTCATGCCGAACATGACCGTCGACCTGGCCTACTCCTACCTGAAGGAAGAAGACGTCAAGGTTTCGCGTTCCAACGCATTGGCCAGCTACAACGCCAAGTATGAAAACAGTGCCAACGGTTTCGGCCTGGGCATGACCTACCGCTTCTGA
- a CDS encoding glutathione peroxidase, translating into MLMRWLAVPVLMAVGSLAMAADCPPLLEGQLPKLRAKESIDLCQRFAGKPLVIVNTASFCGFAPQFKGLEALYQRYKDQGLEVIGVPSDDFKQEAKTGEETAKVCYVNYGVTFTMTEPQKVRGPDAVHLFKLLAQQSSAPKWNFYKYVVDRQGKVIANFSSVTKPDSPDLIKAVEEALASKP; encoded by the coding sequence ATGCTGATGCGCTGGCTCGCTGTACCCGTCCTCATGGCTGTTGGCAGCTTGGCCATGGCTGCCGACTGCCCGCCGCTCTTGGAGGGCCAACTGCCCAAGCTGCGGGCCAAGGAGTCCATTGACCTGTGCCAGCGCTTTGCCGGCAAGCCCCTCGTTATCGTAAATACGGCGAGTTTTTGCGGGTTCGCACCGCAATTCAAAGGCCTTGAAGCGTTATACCAGCGCTACAAGGACCAAGGTCTGGAAGTGATTGGCGTGCCGTCCGATGACTTCAAGCAGGAAGCCAAGACCGGGGAGGAGACTGCCAAGGTCTGCTACGTGAACTACGGCGTGACCTTCACCATGACCGAGCCGCAGAAAGTCAGGGGGCCGGATGCAGTGCACCTGTTCAAGCTGCTGGCGCAGCAGAGCAGTGCGCCGAAGTGGAATTTCTATAAATACGTGGTGGATCGCCAGGGCAAGGTGATTGCCAACTTTTCCAGTGTGACCAAGCCGGACAGCCCGGACCTGATCAAGGCGGTGGAAGAGGCATTGGCGTCCAAACCCTGA
- a CDS encoding adenosylcobinamide-GDP ribazoletransferase: MLAFWIALQFLSSLPIRLPGMPQPQELGRSLLFYPLVGLLFGVLLWGLNLMLMGAPLLLHAALLLVAWVLLSGGLHLDGLADSADAWLGGFGDRERTLSIMKDPRSGPIAVVTLGLVLLLKFSALVALIEQHNGAALILAPLIGRASMLALFLTTRYVRAGGLGQALSDHLPRIVGQQVLILSGLACILIGGFNGGIAVLLAALCFVWLRHLMVKRLGGTTGDTAGALLELLEVAVLVGLAL, translated from the coding sequence ATGCTGGCGTTCTGGATCGCCCTGCAATTTCTCAGTAGCCTGCCGATCCGCTTGCCGGGCATGCCACAGCCCCAGGAGTTGGGCCGCTCGTTGCTGTTTTATCCGCTGGTGGGGCTGCTGTTCGGCGTGTTGCTGTGGGGCCTGAACCTGATGTTGATGGGCGCGCCCTTGTTGCTGCATGCCGCACTGCTATTGGTGGCCTGGGTGCTGCTCAGTGGTGGCCTGCACCTGGATGGCCTGGCGGACAGTGCCGATGCATGGCTGGGTGGCTTTGGTGACCGCGAGCGCACCCTCAGCATCATGAAAGACCCGCGCAGCGGGCCGATTGCGGTGGTCACCCTGGGCCTGGTGTTGCTGCTCAAGTTCAGCGCGTTGGTGGCCCTGATCGAACAGCACAATGGCGCTGCCTTGATCCTGGCGCCGCTGATCGGGCGGGCTTCGATGTTGGCGCTGTTTCTCACCACGCGCTACGTACGTGCAGGAGGATTGGGCCAGGCATTGTCCGATCATTTACCGCGGATTGTCGGCCAACAGGTGCTGATCCTCAGCGGCCTGGCGTGCATCCTGATTGGCGGTTTCAACGGCGGCATCGCGGTGTTGCTGGCGGCGCTGTGCTTCGTGTGGCTGCGTCACTTGATGGTCAAGCGTCTGGGCGGTACCACGGGCGATACGGCTGGCGCGCTCTTGGAGTTGCTCGAAGTCGCTGTACTGGTCGGGCTGGCCCTGTAA
- a CDS encoding sel1 repeat family protein: MKFRSVSPSVTDTPQTVTAPKRFSLKVALWLLDSPRLGQSTNIKHFAGRLLKQPAREGVVAAQSRLGQLMCRECGNARDRRIGYDLLRSAARAGDRRAQRELGQVED; encoded by the coding sequence ATGAAGTTTCGCTCAGTATCACCTTCTGTTACCGACACTCCTCAAACTGTTACCGCTCCCAAGCGTTTCTCCTTGAAGGTCGCTTTGTGGCTGCTCGATAGCCCTCGCCTGGGGCAAAGTACCAACATCAAACACTTCGCTGGACGCTTGCTCAAACAGCCCGCCCGGGAAGGGGTAGTGGCCGCGCAGAGCCGGCTGGGCCAACTGATGTGTCGGGAATGCGGGAACGCCCGCGACCGCCGTATAGGCTACGACCTGCTGCGCTCGGCCGCCCGCGCCGGCGACCGGCGCGCCCAGCGCGAACTGGGGCAGGTCGAAGACTGA
- a CDS encoding MarR family winged helix-turn-helix transcriptional regulator, translated as MLASQCLCTNLRRAARGVSRHYDGALDGFGINVAQYSLLCNLQRLDQPSISSLAEAMGLDRSTLGRNLRVLEGEGLVQLVEGDDLRNRLVVLTETGQERLAAALPAWEAAQQKLIDKLGAEKRETLLALLDELA; from the coding sequence ATGCTTGCCTCCCAATGTTTATGCACCAACCTGCGACGCGCCGCCCGTGGCGTCAGCAGGCATTACGACGGCGCTCTCGACGGCTTCGGGATCAACGTTGCCCAGTATTCTCTGCTGTGTAACTTGCAGCGCCTTGACCAACCGAGCATTTCCAGCCTGGCCGAGGCCATGGGCCTGGACCGTAGCACCTTGGGGCGTAATCTGCGCGTGTTGGAAGGCGAAGGGCTGGTGCAGTTGGTCGAGGGTGACGATCTGCGCAACCGCCTGGTGGTCTTGACCGAAACGGGGCAGGAGCGACTGGCCGCGGCCTTGCCGGCCTGGGAAGCGGCGCAACAGAAACTGATTGATAAGTTGGGCGCCGAAAAGCGCGAAACGTTGTTGGCCTTGCTGGACGAACTCGCCTGA
- a CDS encoding YbaN family protein produces the protein MGNRSLLLRYTLLAIGWLSVALGVIGIFLPVLPTTPFLLLAAACFARSSPRFYRWLVEHPRLGPWIRDYLDGNGIPLKGKAYAIGLMWLSIAISCYLVPLPWARGFMLTSAVLVTIYILRQKTLPPR, from the coding sequence ATGGGCAACCGCTCGCTGCTCCTGCGCTATACGCTGCTGGCCATTGGCTGGCTCAGCGTAGCGCTGGGAGTGATAGGCATTTTCCTACCGGTGTTGCCGACCACGCCCTTCCTCCTGCTCGCCGCCGCCTGCTTCGCTCGAAGCTCCCCGCGTTTCTACCGCTGGCTGGTGGAGCACCCGCGCCTGGGCCCCTGGATCCGTGACTACCTGGACGGCAATGGCATCCCGCTCAAAGGCAAGGCCTACGCCATCGGCTTGATGTGGTTGAGCATCGCGATCTCCTGCTACCTGGTACCCCTGCCCTGGGCACGCGGTTTCATGCTGACCAGTGCGGTACTGGTGACGATCTACATCCTGCGCCAGAAAACCCTGCCACCGCGCTGA